The DNA sequence ACCGCGCTCGGCTACGAACAGGCGTTCCACGCGCTGGCGGTGGCCCGCGGCGTGCCCGGCCGGTACGCGCGGTTCGACCGGCACACCGACCTGACGCCGTTCCTCGGGGGCCGCGGCCCGGCCTGGGCGGCGGGGTTCCTGACGCCGTGCCTGACCCACGTCCCGGCGCGGCGGGCCGATCCCGGCGCCGAGGAGCTCTTGGCCACGTTGAACTCCTGGCTCACCTTCGACAGCGGCGCCGTCCGCCACCTCAAGATCCACCGCAACACGCTGTCCGCGCGGCTGCGCGTGCTCGGCACCCTGCTCGGCCTGGACCTGACCCGGCTCGCCGACCAGTCGGCGGCCTGGCTGGCCCTGCGCCTGCACGCCGCCCGCGGGACCGCGGCCGCCCTGGAGGGCACGCTCGACGATCTGCTGGCGACCCCGGCCGCCGTCGTCTGGGCCCGCTCCCAGCTGCTTCCCCTCGACCGGGCCGGCCTCCCGGCCGGCACCGAAACGCTCCGGGCCTGGCTGCACGCCGACACCCGGCTGCCCGCCACCGCGGCGGCGCTCGGCATCTCCGCACCGGCGGTGCGCAAGCGGCTGGCCCGGATCGAGCGCGCACTCGGCCGTTCACTGCTGCACGCGCCCAGCGCCAGGCACGAGCTGTGGCTCGCGATGCGAGCACTCGGCACGCTCTGACCGGCCGTCACTGGTCACCGCGAAACCGCGTGGGCCGCTCACTGTGCAGTCCGTGCCTCGCCGTGGCGGGCGGTGGCTGGCTAGGTTCGGGGCAGGCTTGCCGGACGATGCGAGGGGGAGCGGAGATGAGTGCGTCGATCGGAACAGCGCTGCGGTAGGTCTACTGTGGACTGAAGTGGAGACGCGACGGTGATCACTTCCGGCTCCGCAGCCCGCGCCGGTCCAGCATGATGCTCGGACATGGTCGAGAACTTCCGCCTGCGTTCGGTCGCCGCGGCCGCGTACGGGCCGGCGGCGCTGTTCGGGCTGTCCGAGGGGGCGGTGCTGCCGGTCATCGCGCCGAGCGCGATCGAGCGCGGGGCCGGCACGGCCACGGCGGCGCTGATCGCGGCGATGCTCGGGGTCGGCTCGCTGGTCGCGAACATCCCCGCCGGGGTGCTGACGACCCGGATCGGCGAGCGCCGGTCGATGCTCGTGGCGGCGGCCGTCCTGGCCGGCGGCGTGCTGATCTGCCGGGTCGACCTGGGCCGCGGGCCGTGGTCGCTGTTGCTCTACGGCTCCGGGGTCGTGCTGATCGGGGCGGCCGCCGCGGTCTACGGCCTGGCCCGCCAGTCGTACCTGACCGAAGTCGCCCCGCCGCACATGCGGGCCAGGGCGTTGTCGACGCTGGGCGGGAGCACGCGGATCGGCGTGTTCCTCGGACCCTTCGCCGGTGCCGCGGCGATGCGGTTCGCCGGTCTCCCGGGCGCGTACTACGTGAGCCTGGCCGCGATCGCCGCGGCGGCCGCACTGGTGCTGCGGGTGCCCGACCTCGAGGGTGCCGGCAGCGCCCACGCGCCCGTGGTCACCACGCGGGCGATGCTCAAGCGGCAGTGGCGGGTGTACGCGACACTGGGCCTCGGGGTCCTGCTGCTGTCGGCGATCCGCCAGACGCGTCAGACGGTGGTGCCGTTGTGGGCGGCGCACATCGGGCTGTCGCCGACGACCGGTTCGATCATCTACGGCGTTGCCGGCGCCGTCGACGCGCTGACGTTCTACCCGGCGGGCAAGGTGATGGACCGCTACGGCCGCCACTGGGTGGCTGTGCCGGCGACCCTCGTGCTCGGCACGTCCTTCCTCCTGATGCCGCTCGCCGGCGGCGCGACCCTGCTGACCGTGGCGGCGATGGTGATGGCTTCGGCAACGGGATCGGCTCGGGCATCGTGATGACGCTCGGCGCCGACGTGTCCCCGCCGGAGGGCCGCCCGACGCACCTGAGCATCTGGAACGAACTGGCCGACATCGGCACCGGCGTGGGCCCCTTGATCCTCTCGGCGGCGACCGCGCCGGCCGGACTCGGCGCGAGAATCGCGGTCAGCGGCCTGGTCGGCTTCGCCGCGGCCGGAGCGTTGTGGCGCTGGATTCCGAGATGCTCCTGACGGCCGTTCACCGCTGAGTCCGAAAAGGACAGTCCGGCCGGCCGACGCCGGTCGCGCACGCCCGGCTTCGGGCAATGCCCCAACCGGGTGGTGGTGCTTGACCTGCTTCGCGATCGTCGGACCACTACACCACCAGGTGTTGACATTCCTCGCACGCTCAGCACGCGGCAGCACTGCGCTACCGTAGAGATTCGGCTACACCGTGCTGTGGAGGTCCGATGAATCCGGCGGACAGGAACGCCGACAATGCGGTGCCGGTGCCGATGGACGGCACCCGATCGGAGTTGTCCGGTACGGCGGGTGACGTCGTCCAGGCGCGGGACGTCAGCGGTGGCGTGCACTTCCACCAGTCCGGTCCACCCGGGCGAGACGTACCCCGGCAATTGCTCGGCGATGTACGAGGATTCGTCAACCGCTCAGCCGAACTGGGCCGGCTGGACTCGGTCTTGTCCGAAACCGGGCGAGATGCCGCGCACCTCACGGTGATCGTCGGAACGGCCGGGGTGGGCAAAACCGCGTTGGCTCTTCGCTGGGCACATCGCATGCAAGACCAATTCCCCGATGGCCAGTTGTACGTGAACCTCCGCGGTTATGATCCGGGTACGCCGATCACCGCCGAACAGGCGCTGGATCGGTTCATTCGCGCCCTGGACGTGCCACCGGCGCGGATTCCGGCGGATCTGGAAGCCAAGGCGACCCTTTACCGGTCGTTGCTGGCCGACCTCCGGGTACTCGTCGTCCTGGACAATGCCGACAGCGTCGCGCAGGTACGCCCCCTCATCCCGGGCAGTGACGGCTGTCGTGTCATCGTCACCAGCCGGAGCCGGCTGGCCGGGCTCATGGCCCGGGACGGTGCGCAGCGCGTGATCGTGGAAGTCCTTCCCGAAGCCGAGTCGGTCGAGCTGATCAAGGCCATCACCGCGGATTACCGCGCCGAGGACGATCCGGGTGACGTCGCCGAGCTCGCCCGGCTGTGCGCTTGCCTGCCTCTCGCGCTGCGGATCGCCGCCGAACGCGCGGCGACCCGCCCGTGGATGCCGCTGGCGCAGCTCATCCAGGACCTGCGTGACGAATCCGGCCTTTGGGATGCGCTTTCCGCCGAGGACGGCGAGGAAGCCGATGGCGTGCGCGCGGTGTTCGCGTGGTCGTACCGGGCGCTCCCGGTCGACGCCGCCAGGATGTTCCGGTTGCTCGGCCTGCATCCCGGTCCCGAATTCAGCGTGCAGGCCGCCGCGGAACTGGCGGGCGCCTCGGTGCCGGACGCACGGCGTCTCCTGGACACCATCTGCGGGGCTCACCTGCTCGAGCAGATCGGGCCCGATCGCTACGAATTCCACGATCTGCTGCGGGCGTACGCGACCAACGCCGCCCATCACCAGGACTCCCTGGAAGATCAGTACGCGGCCTTGAACCGCGTCCTTTCGTGGTACCTGCATGTCGCCCACGCGGCCGGGACCGCGATGCGAACACCGGTTCGCCTCCTCCCGCCGACGGCTCTTCCCGCGCCTTCGGCACCGTTCGAATTCACGGACTACCTCGACGCCGCGCGGTGGTACGAGATCGAGTGGGCCAACCTCCTCGCCGCGGTGCGAGCCGCGGAAAAGTCCGGGCTGGACCGCGTCGCCTGGCAATTGGCGTTGATGCTGCGGCCGTACTTCACCCGGCAGGCACCGATGGCCGACCGGTTTCAGGTCATCGAGGCGGCGATGGGCGCCGCGGGGCGGGACGGCGCCGAGGTGGCCGAAGCGGAGGCCCGATTCGCGCTGGGCGCCGCGTACTCCACCGCGCACCGGCTGGACGACGCCGTGCGCGTGCATTCGGAGGTTCTTCAGCGCCAGCGTGAAATCGGCGACGGCGAAGGCGAATTGCTGTCGGTCAACATGCTCGGGGTGCTGTACCTCCTGCACCGCAGGTTCGCCGAAGCTGTCGAGCAGCTGGAGTCGGCTCGCGAACTCTCGCGCGAACGAAGTGATGTCGGACGCGAAGCGACCGCGTTGTTCAACCTCGCCGATGCCTACGACAGCTTGGGGCGCTACCCGGAGGCGATCGCCGCCGCGACCCGAAGTCTGGCGCTGAGCCGACAACTCGGTGACCAGCGGCGTGAACTGGTCGCGCTCGTCAATCTCGCTCGCGCGCAGGTCAACTCCGGCGACAGCGGGAGAGAAGAGGCGCTCGGCTCGGCCGCGGCGGCGCTCGACCTGGCTCGCGCCCGCGATGACGACCGCAGCGAGGGATGGGTGCTCCTCGACTACGCGCGGATCCAGCGGCTCAACGGCCTTTCCGCCGACGCTCTCGTGTCCTACCAGCGAGCGACCACCCTGCACATAGCGCTCGAAGACCGAGGCAGGGAGGCCGCGGCGCTGGGCGGCGCGGGGCAGGCGTACGAAGAGCTCGGACGGGTGGCGGACGCCGTTCCCTTCCACCGCCGGGCCGTGGCGATCTGCCGGGACCTCGGCGACCGGTGGCAGCTCGCCGTCGCACTCGACAACCTCGGGACGGCCCTGGCGGCGACTGACGTGGCCGATGCGCGCGCGTGCTGGCAGGAGGCTGCCGAGCTGTTCGAACACTATGCCGATCCTGCCGCGCGCGACCACCTGGCACGAATAGCCCGGCAGCTCGGCTGAGCGTCAGTGGTCACCGCATTGAGGGCCGGACTTCACCGGCGGGCAATCGGAATCTCCGCGACGTTCGGCGAAGTCCGCGGAGATCGCCGCCATCCTCGGGCTGACGAGAATCCGGTCCACCGGCTCTTGGCGGACGTTCCCGATGCTGATCCAGCGCGCCATCACGCAGGGGGAAACGTTGCCGAAAGTGTCGATGGCCGCTCGTCCCTGGGCGCACTGACCGCACAGGTCCGCGGCCGTGGGCGGTTCGTCCCGGGCTGCGCGCCCGATTTCGCGAACGTGGCCGACCCTGATGTCGGCGACGCCCAGCGCGCCGAGATCTGCGCACGCGAGATCGGCCGCTCCGTCGAAACCGACCACGACCACCCGGAGTCTCACGCCGGCTCGCACGGCCTCAGCGATGTTGGCACGCGTACGCGCATGGCTGCCCCGGACCCCGGTGAAGGCGTCGTGCGCCGCGGAATCGCTGGTGTAGTAGGACGTCGCCACGGAGACGTCCGGCCGCAGGAAGAGGGACCACCAGGATCGGCTGACCCGCACCAGGTTGGTGAACACCTCGACGCGCAGCCCCGCGGCCAGTGCGTGGTCGACCAGGTTCGCGCACTCGGGGTGCAAGGTGGGTTCGCCACCGATGAACTGCACCGCTTCCACGCCGGACCCGGCCGCCGAGTCCAGTACCCGACGCCAGTCCGCGCCGGTCATGGAACCGTGCCGGCCACGCGGCGAGGAATCGGCGTAGCAGTGCGCGCAAGTGAGCTGGCACCGGCCGGTCAATTCCAGCGACAGTGATCTGATGCGCGTGCCGGCTGGCATCGGGTCCCTCCTCTACGCCGATCGTCGAGCCGGAGCTTGTTCACGAAGGGTCGCAGGTAGTTCGCAGACGGTCAATGGCCCGGGGCGTCGACGTGGCTGCGTGGACTTCGTCGCGCCCGGCGAAGACCTCGACGTCCCACGCTGTCCGAAGTGGACTCCAGGGACCGCGGCCGACCGCCACGATGCGCAACGTCGTGTCAGACTGTAAGTCAGTCGGCCGGGAAAGGGGTCACGTGACCGTGCCTTTGCGTGGTACCAGCACGCGCGACGTCCTGGTCGGGGAGATCCGGCGGCACATCCTCAGCGGCGAGCTCGCGCCGGGGGAGCCGCTCACCGAGGTCGGGCTGGCGAGCATGTTCGGTGTCGCACGCCCGACCGTGCGCTCGGCCCTGCAGGAACTGCTCGCCCGCAACCTCGCCGAGCGGTCGGCCGGCCGGTCGCTGCGCGTTCCGGTGGTCACCGCGGACGACGCGCGGGACCTGTTCTTCGTCCGCACCCCGCTCGAGCTCGAAGCGGTCCGGCGCATCGTCGCCGAGAAGCGTCCGGTCGACGCCGCCGAAGCCGGGCTCGCCGCGATGGAGGCGTTGGCACCCGGTGCGAGCTGGGGTGATCGGGTCGACGCGCACACGAAGTTCCACGTCGCGGTGATCGGCTGCGCCGGCAGTCCGCGCCTCGACCGGATCTACCCGGCGATGCAGGAAGAGATGCAGCTCTGCCTGGCCCGGCTGAGCGACTCCTACCCGGCGCCCGGCGACCTCGCGGCGGAGCACCGGGTGCTGCTGGACGCGGTGCGTTCCGGGGACGAGACGCGCGCGGTGACGGCGATGCGCGAGCACCTGGAGCGTGCGTTGCGCAGTCTCACCGCCTGACGGTCATTGTCATACTGTCATACAGTGGGGTGATGACCGCTTTCGACCTGACGAAGTTCAAGGCCCTCAGCTTCGACTGCTACGGCACCTTGATCGACTGGGAGGCCGGGATCGCGGCCGTCCTGTCGCCGTGGGCCGAAGAGCAGGGGCTCGGCTTGGCCGACGAAGACCTGCTGGTCGCCTACGCCGGGCACGAGGCCGCCGTCGAGCGGGAAGCGCCGGCCACGCTTTACCCGGAGGTTCTCGCGGAAGCGTTCCGGCGCACCGGTGCCGGGCTCGGGCTCGCCGTGAGCGACGAGTGGGCCGGCCGCCTGGGTGGGTCCGTGCCCCGCTGGCCCGCGTTCCCGGACTCGGCCGGCGCGCTCGCCCGGCTGGCCGAGCGCTACCGGCTGATCATCCTGTCCAACGTGCACCGCGCCGGGTTCGCGGGCAGCAACGAGCTGCTGCGCGGCCGGTTCGACGCGATCATCACGGCCGAGGACGTCGGCGCCTACAAGCCCGCCGCGAACCACTTCCGCGCGCTGGAGGAGACGTTGCCGTCGCTGGGGGTGGCGCGCGGAGAACTGCTGCACGTGGCGCAAAGCCTGTTCCACGACCACGTGCCGGCGAAGCGCGAGGGCCTGCCGTCGGTGTGGATCGACCGCCGTCACGACCGGCCGGGCTGGGGCGCGACGCCCGAGCCGAGCGGTGACTGGGACTACCGCGCCGCGTACCCGTCGATGGCCGCCTTCGCCGACGCCGTCGACAGCGCGTTCGCCGGAACCTGACGCGCCGGTGCGGCTACGCGTCCGGGTGCGCCAGCGCGTTCGCGTGCCGCAGGACGAGGTCGACGCTCTCCGCCACGCTCGTCACCGCCGTGTCGATGACCAGGTGGTCGCGGTCCCACGCCTCGTATTCGCGGTCGAGCACCTGCTGCCAGGTCGGCAGCCGGAGGCCTTCGACGTCGACGGTCCGGTGCTCCACGCGGGCGCGGTGCTCGGCCGGGAGCGAGCAGACGAGTTCGGCTTCCAGGGTCCACCGGCCGTGCCGGTCGCCCACCGACTTCCAGGCGTCGCGGGTGAGCTTCAGCGGGTTCACGCATTCGGCGACCACGCTGACACCGACGTCGAGCTGGTCGCGGGCCAGCGCGTACCCGACCAGGTAACCGGCCGCCATCGGGTTTTCCGGGAGTTCCCCGGAGTCCACCAGCGCCTGCTCGATCCGGTCGATCCGCAGGTACGCCGCCCCGAGCGCGCGCGCCACCGGGACGGCCACGGTCGACTTGCCCGTGCCGGGCAGGCCGCCGAGCAGGATCAGGCCGGGCCGGCTCATCGTCCCCCCCTCCACCGGAGATCCCGAGCGTAGCCGTCCGGCCGGTCAGCTCGCCGGGCCGCCGACCAGCACCGACCAGCCGGCGTCGACGCGCAGGGTCGTGCCGGTCGCCGGGCGCAGCGCGGGGTCGACCGCCAGCGCGACGGCGGCGGCGACGTCGTCCGGTTCGAGCACGCGGCCCAGCACGGACTCCCGGGCGAGGCGGGCACCGCGGTCGCCGGCCAGCACGCCGGCGGTCGCCGGGGTCCGGACCGCGCCGGGCGCTACGACGAGCACGCTGACGCCGTCGCGCGCGCATTCGGCGGCGACGTGGCGGGCGAAGGTGGCCAAGGCCGATTTCGCGGTGCCGTGCGCGAGCCGTCCCTCGCCGACGTAGTCCGCGGCCGTGCTGCCGAGGTAGACGATCCGGCCGTCGCCCTGGGCCCGCATCGGTTCCAGGACGCGCTTGGTGACGTGGAACGCGCCGGCCAGCTCGCCGGTGACCTTGGCCGCGAAAGCGGTCCAGGACAGCTCGGCCAGCGCGGCGAACGGGGGCGGCGCGGTGTTGGCGTTGACGACGACCGCGTCGATCCGGCCGATCCCGGCGACCAGCGCGTCGACGGCGTCCGGGTCGGTGACGTCGGCCCGGGCGCTCGACGCCGTGCCGCCGGCGGCTTCGATGTCGCGGACGACCCCGGCGGCGCCCGCCGAGTCCGTGCGGTAGTTGACGATCACGTGGTGTCCGTCCCGGCCAAGGCGGCGGGCGACGGCCGCGCCGATGCCGCGGGCGGCGCCGGTGACGAGTGTGGTCGGCAAGGGTCCTCCAGGTGGTCGTGAGCAGGGCACTAACCTAGGGAAAGCTCGGCTGCCGCGGAAGGCGCTCACCACCGCGTGAGCTGCTCACCCGCGGTTGAGCGCGCAGGCCGGAGACGCGCGGGAGGCGTGGTGGGTGACGTGTTCCACAAGGACTGCCCGGCGCGGGAGGTGCTCGGCCACCTCGCCGGCCGGTGGGCGATCCTCGTGCTGACGGCGTTGCTGGCGAGCCCGCGCCGCTACCACGAGCTGCGCGCGGTGGTGGCGGGGATCAGCGACAAGAGCCTGGCGGCGACGCTGAAGTCGTTGCGGCAGCACGGGTTGGTGCACCGCGAGATCGGCACCGGGCAGCCGCCCCCGGTGACGTACTCGGTCACGGAACTCGGCCGCGGCGCGGCGGCGGCGCTGGCTCCGCTGCTGGACTGGATCCGCGCGAACGCGGACGAGATCACGGCACCCCGGGAACCCTGAGCGCCGGGTTCGCGGGCGGCGCGCTTTCCGGCCCTACGAAGGGAGATTCCCGCCAGGTGGGCCGGTTTCGGCGACCCGCGGCACCACGTCCCGGATGATCCGCTCGGCGTCCTCGGGCAGCACCGCCGGGCGCAGGCGGGCACCGGCCAGCCCGTGCCGTCCCGCCAGCCGGTGAGGATCGCGGCGAGCCCGGTCGCGGTGCCGGTGAAGATCGCCGTGTCGGTCGTCCACGCCGAACCGGCGGCCTGGCCGAGCCGGGCGAGGCGGCGCCGGGCGTGCTCGTCGGTGTCGCCGAGGACGACCGCGATGTCGGCGTACGCCGCGGTCACCGTGGCGTCCGGGGTCAGCTTTTCGATCTCCCGGAACGCGGTCAGCAGCGCGGGGACGGGGGTGCTCGGGCGTCGGGGTGAGGAACACGCGGTCGGCGACCGCGGCGGCGAGCCGGTAGGGCTCGAGGGCGTGGTGGGCGAGGGTCGCGACCGGCGGCACGGCGAGCACCGGGACGTTCAACGGCCCCACGGCGGTTCCCCGGCCGGGGAGCGGGCCGACCCGGCCGGGGAGCCAGAACTCCTCGCCGGCGCCCAGCGCGTCGGCCGGGAACGTCGTCCAGAGGTCGCGCACGGTGCGGACGTGGTCCTCGGCGTCGCGGAACAGGTCCCGCAGCCGGTGCGCGATCCGCGTCGGGACGTAGCTGTCGTCCGGCCGCAGCTCGGGCGTCGGCGTGCCGCCCACGGCCGTGGCGTCCCGCGCGTTCGCGGACACCTGGGGGCGCCACACCACCCGGCCGGGCCCGATCGCGGCCAGGGACGCCAGCTGGGTGGCGGTGTGGAACGGGTTGGCGTGCGTGACGTTCCGGGTGACCACGACTTCGCCGACGTCGGAGGCCGACAGCAGGACCGCGGCGGCGACCACCGGGTCCAGCCGGCCGCGGACCCGGCTCCCCGGATCGCCGGGGGCGGCGCCGAACTGCTCGGTCTGCGCGGTCAGGCCGTCTTCGAGCGTGACGAACCCGATGCCGCCGGCCGCGCTCGCCCGGCCCCACCCGGCCCAGTACCGGGCGCCGAAGAGCGCGGCCGGCTCGGTCACCGGCGACAGCAGCCACGCCGCCGGGTGCCACCCCACGCCGTCCAGGGCCAGTCCGATGCGAAACACCATGGGCCGATCACATGACCTTCACACCGGTGTGAAGGTCAACCGGTCCGGGATGTGGGAACACCGCCGCGGCGACCGCGCGGAGCGTGGCGATCGGGTCGTCGCCGAGTGGGTAGACGCCGACGTGGTCCGCGCCCGCCTCCCGGTGGGCCAGCAGCCGTGCGGCGACGGTCGCCGGATCGCCGTGCGCGACGAGCGCGTCGATCAGGCGATCGCTGCCGGCGCCGGCGAGGTCGTCCTCGGTGAAGCCCAGCCGCCGGAGGTTGTTCCGGTAGTTGGCGACGCCGAGCGCGGTTCCCGGCGGGGCCGACCGCGCGATCGCCCGCGCCCGGCCGGGATCCGGCTCGACCAGTGCGAAGTGGCCCGGCAGCACCAGCTTGCCCGGGCCGAGGATCGAGCGCGCCCGGCGGGTGTGGTCCGGGGTGACCAGGCACGGCACGGTGCCGGCGGTGCGGTCGCGGGCCAGCCGCAGCATCTTCGGCCCGAGCGCGGCCACCACGATCCGCCCGGCAGGCACCCCGGCGCGGACGAGCGAGTCCACATAGGACACCAAGGTGTCGTACGGCGACGCGTATTCGCGGTGGACTTCGCGGTGCCCGATCCCGACGCCGAGCAGGAACCGGCCGGGGTGCCGCGCGACGATCCGGTGGTAGGACGCGGCGACGGTCGCCGCGTCGGCGGTCCACGCGTTCACCACGCTCGTGCCGACGACCAGCCGCGTGGTCGCGTCGAGCAGCTCTTCGGCGAACGCGAGGCCGGCGGGCGGGGAGGCGTCCAGCCAGAGCGTGCCGTAGCCGGCCCGCTCGACGTCCGCGGCGCCTTCCGGGGTGACTTCGTGCTCGCGCAGGTGCGCGCCGAGCAAGCCGAGATCGAGGTTCATGGGGCCGACTCCAGCACGGCGGCCCGCGGCGAACCAGCGCCAGGACCGACGCGCAGCGATAACCTGGGGGCATCGTCCCAGCCCAGGGGAGGACCGGTGGAACTTCGGGCCTTGCGGTACTTCGTCACGGTCGCCGACGAGCTGCACTTCGGCCGCGCAGCGGACCGGCTGCACATCGCCCAGCCCGCGGTCAGCAGGCAGATCGCGCGGCTGGAACGCGAGCTGGGGGAGCGGCTGTTCGACCGGTCCCCCCGCCGGGTCCGGCTGACCGCGGCCGGGCACCGGGTGCTCGCCGCGGCCCGCGAAGCGCTCGCGGCCGCCGACCGGGTCCGCAGCGCCGCGGCCGGTCCCGCGGGTGTCATGCGCATCGGCACGGCGTCCGGGGTCACCGCCCGGCTGGAGCGCGGGATCGACGAGCTGCGCGAACAGTCGCCGGCCTTCGACGTCGTGCTCGTCGACCTCCCGCCGGCCGCGCGGCTGAACGCCCTGCGGCACGGGGAAATCGACGTCGCGCTGGCCAGGGGCGTGGCCGCGGCACCGGGGGTGCGGGTGCTGCCGGCCTGGACGGAACCGCTGTTCGCGGTCGTGTCCGCGCGGCACCCGGCCGCCGGTCGCGAGGTCGTGAGCGTGGCCGAACTGGCCGGAGGCAAGTCGCTGATCCACGACCCGTCCGTGGCCGCGGTGCTGCGGGAGGCGGGTGTCCCGGTGCGGCCGGACCGGCCGGCCGGGTCGGTCCAGGACACGATCGTCGAGGTCGGCTCGGATCCGCGCGCCTGGACGGTGCTGCCGGCCGGCCAGGTGGCGGAGATCGGCTCGACCCGCGTGCGCGCGATCCCGCTCGCGCCACGGACGACGATCACGGGCAGCGTCGTGGTCCCGGCCGGCCTCCCGCAGCCGTGCGCGGCCGCCCACCGGGCCGCGTTCGGTGACTGACACCGCGCCGCGGCTGGCCACTCCCGCCACCCGGCTGCACGCCGCCTGGCTCGCCGCGCACGCGGAGTGGGGACCGGGTCGGCACGAAGACGGCTTCGGGCTCCTGGCGTCCGACGAAGTCCTTTCGCCGGAAGGGTTTTCGGCGTGGATCACCCGGCTCGGCGCGGACGCCGGCTGCACGTACCGCTGGATCGTCGAGGGCGGCGAAGTGCTCGGCGGGATCGCCCTGCGGCACGGGACCCACGAGTCGGTCCGGCGGGCCGGGCACCTCGGCTACGGCATCCGGCCCTCCGCGCGCGGACGCGGGCTGGCCGCGTGGGCGCTGGGCCGGATGCTGCCCGAAGCGCGCAGCCTCGGCATGGACCACGTGGTGCTCGTCTGCGCGGCCGGCAACCTCGCGTCGGCGAAGACGATCGAGCGCTTCGGCGGCGTGCGCGAAGACGCCGGCACCACGTGGCGCTACCGCATCCGGCTGCGGTGACGCCGCCGGCTCAGCGGTTCCAGTGCCCGCCGAGCAGTTCGTAGGACCGGACGCGGTCGGCGTGGGCGTGGGTGATGGTCGTGACGACGATCTCGTCGGCGCCGGTGGCCTCCTGCAACTGCCGCAGGCGCGCGGCGACGGTGGCGGGGGAGCCGGCGAACTGGGTGCCGACGCGGTCGGCGACGAGGGCGCGGTCCTCGTCGGTCCACTCGTGCGCGGCGGCTTCCGCGGGGGTGGGGAAGGGGATCGCGCCCTCGGCCTTGCGGATGCTGCGGACCCAGGGGCCGTAGCCGCTCGCCAGTTCTCGCGCGGTGGCGTCGTCCTCGGCGACGACGACGTCGGCCGACACCGCGACGTACGGCCGGGGGAGCGCGGCCGAAGGCCGGAACGCCTGCCGGTAGGCGGCCACGGCTTCGAGCACGCCCGACGGGCTGACGTGGTAGTTGGCGGCGAACCGCAGGGAATTGCGCCCGGCCACGGCCGCGCTCTGCCCGCCGCTGCTGCCGAGGATCCAGACCTGCGGCCGCGCGCCTTCCCCGGGCACGGCGTGCGCCGCCTCCCCGTCGGCGGCCCGGTAGGTGCCACCGAGCAGCGCGAGGATGTCGTCGACCTGCTCGCCGTAGTCGGGCGATTCGGCGCCGGGTTGCTGCAGCAGCGCGAAGGTCACGCCGAGCCGCGCCGACCGGGCCAGGCCGCTGAAATCGGGTTTCGGCGGGATGAGAAGCCCGTTGGCGGCCTGCGTGGGCGCGGTGGGGTGCGCCGCCGCGGCGGCGTATTCGCGGACGAGCTGCTTGCCGCTGCGCCCGAGCCCGAGGTCGAGCCGCCCGGGGTGCAGCGCCTCGATGAGCCCGAACTCCTCCACCACGGCCAGCGGCGTGCGGTGGGCGAGCTGCACACCCGCGGACCCGAGCCGGATCGTCCGCGTCGCACCGGCGACGAGCGCGATCAGCACCGGCGGCGACGCGCCGGCGACACCGGCGTTCAGGTGGTGTTCGGCGAACCAGTACCGGTGGTAGCCGAACTCCTCGGCCCGCCGGGCGAGATCGACGGTGTTGCGCACGGCTTCGGCGGCGTCGGAACCGGAACTGATCGGGACGAGGTCCAGGACGGACAGCGGGATTTCGGGCATGGGCGGTC is a window from the Amycolatopsis sp. cg9 genome containing:
- a CDS encoding MFS transporter, coding for MVENFRLRSVAAAAYGPAALFGLSEGAVLPVIAPSAIERGAGTATAALIAAMLGVGSLVANIPAGVLTTRIGERRSMLVAAAVLAGGVLICRVDLGRGPWSLLLYGSGVVLIGAAAAVYGLARQSYLTEVAPPHMRARALSTLGGSTRIGVFLGPFAGAAAMRFAGLPGAYYVSLAAIAAAAALVLRVPDLEGAGSAHAPVVTTRAMLKRQWRVYATLGLGVLLLSAIRQTRQTVVPLWAAHIGLSPTTGSIIYGVAGAVDALTFYPAGKVMDRYGRHWVAVPATLVLGTSFLLMPLAGGATLLTVAAMVMASATGSARAS
- a CDS encoding NB-ARC domain-containing protein, which codes for MNPADRNADNAVPVPMDGTRSELSGTAGDVVQARDVSGGVHFHQSGPPGRDVPRQLLGDVRGFVNRSAELGRLDSVLSETGRDAAHLTVIVGTAGVGKTALALRWAHRMQDQFPDGQLYVNLRGYDPGTPITAEQALDRFIRALDVPPARIPADLEAKATLYRSLLADLRVLVVLDNADSVAQVRPLIPGSDGCRVIVTSRSRLAGLMARDGAQRVIVEVLPEAESVELIKAITADYRAEDDPGDVAELARLCACLPLALRIAAERAATRPWMPLAQLIQDLRDESGLWDALSAEDGEEADGVRAVFAWSYRALPVDAARMFRLLGLHPGPEFSVQAAAELAGASVPDARRLLDTICGAHLLEQIGPDRYEFHDLLRAYATNAAHHQDSLEDQYAALNRVLSWYLHVAHAAGTAMRTPVRLLPPTALPAPSAPFEFTDYLDAARWYEIEWANLLAAVRAAEKSGLDRVAWQLALMLRPYFTRQAPMADRFQVIEAAMGAAGRDGAEVAEAEARFALGAAYSTAHRLDDAVRVHSEVLQRQREIGDGEGELLSVNMLGVLYLLHRRFAEAVEQLESARELSRERSDVGREATALFNLADAYDSLGRYPEAIAAATRSLALSRQLGDQRRELVALVNLARAQVNSGDSGREEALGSAAAALDLARARDDDRSEGWVLLDYARIQRLNGLSADALVSYQRATTLHIALEDRGREAAALGGAGQAYEELGRVADAVPFHRRAVAICRDLGDRWQLAVALDNLGTALAATDVADARACWQEAAELFEHYADPAARDHLARIARQLG
- a CDS encoding radical SAM protein; the encoded protein is MPAGTRIRSLSLELTGRCQLTCAHCYADSSPRGRHGSMTGADWRRVLDSAAGSGVEAVQFIGGEPTLHPECANLVDHALAAGLRVEVFTNLVRVSRSWWSLFLRPDVSVATSYYTSDSAAHDAFTGVRGSHARTRANIAEAVRAGVRLRVVVVGFDGAADLACADLGALGVADIRVGHVREIGRAARDEPPTAADLCGQCAQGRAAIDTFGNVSPCVMARWISIGNVRQEPVDRILVSPRMAAISADFAERRGDSDCPPVKSGPQCGDH
- a CDS encoding GntR family transcriptional regulator is translated as MPLRGTSTRDVLVGEIRRHILSGELAPGEPLTEVGLASMFGVARPTVRSALQELLARNLAERSAGRSLRVPVVTADDARDLFFVRTPLELEAVRRIVAEKRPVDAAEAGLAAMEALAPGASWGDRVDAHTKFHVAVIGCAGSPRLDRIYPAMQEEMQLCLARLSDSYPAPGDLAAEHRVLLDAVRSGDETRAVTAMREHLERALRSLTA
- a CDS encoding HAD-IA family hydrolase — protein: MTAFDLTKFKALSFDCYGTLIDWEAGIAAVLSPWAEEQGLGLADEDLLVAYAGHEAAVEREAPATLYPEVLAEAFRRTGAGLGLAVSDEWAGRLGGSVPRWPAFPDSAGALARLAERYRLIILSNVHRAGFAGSNELLRGRFDAIITAEDVGAYKPAANHFRALEETLPSLGVARGELLHVAQSLFHDHVPAKREGLPSVWIDRRHDRPGWGATPEPSGDWDYRAAYPSMAAFADAVDSAFAGT
- a CDS encoding adenylyl-sulfate kinase, with product MSRPGLILLGGLPGTGKSTVAVPVARALGAAYLRIDRIEQALVDSGELPENPMAAGYLVGYALARDQLDVGVSVVAECVNPLKLTRDAWKSVGDRHGRWTLEAELVCSLPAEHRARVEHRTVDVEGLRLPTWQQVLDREYEAWDRDHLVIDTAVTSVAESVDLVLRHANALAHPDA